One stretch of Aquimarina sp. Aq107 DNA includes these proteins:
- a CDS encoding conjugal transfer protein TraO: MKKLLTNKSLLVLAFILSSSISMYAQSHKMALSLTGGYVDGGFGGLVALDYKVNEFDYLQFGVQTNFTNLDFNEIEIPVNLYAFNAGFFFDVLRNNKRTFALSLGAGGTVGSEVINNGDEDLETGEKLNIEPSSVIFGAYAGLDADIFLIPTVAINIKIQETYHFNSEIGELTPYFGAGVKLILK, encoded by the coding sequence ATGAAAAAACTTTTGACGAATAAGTCTCTGTTAGTACTAGCATTTATTCTTAGTTCTTCGATTTCAATGTATGCTCAAAGTCATAAAATGGCACTGTCTTTAACAGGTGGTTATGTCGATGGAGGTTTTGGAGGTTTAGTAGCATTGGATTATAAAGTAAATGAATTCGATTATTTGCAATTCGGTGTTCAAACAAACTTTACAAATTTAGATTTTAATGAGATTGAAATACCAGTAAATCTTTATGCTTTTAATGCTGGTTTCTTTTTTGATGTCCTTAGAAATAATAAAAGGACTTTCGCACTTTCATTAGGAGCCGGAGGTACAGTAGGTAGCGAAGTTATTAATAATGGTGATGAAGATTTAGAAACTGGAGAAAAATTAAATATAGAACCCAGTAGTGTAATTTTTGGTGCGTATGCAGGTCTGGACGCTGATATTTTCTTAATTCCTACGGTAGCCATAAATATAAAAATTCAGGAAACATATCATTTCAATAGTGAAATTGGTGAACTTACTCCATACTTTGGTGCTGGAGTGAAATTAATATTGAAATAA